A single window of Salminus brasiliensis chromosome 18, fSalBra1.hap2, whole genome shotgun sequence DNA harbors:
- the nop14 gene encoding nucleolar protein 14 produces MGKPPKKKSLADKVRKTKTSNQIKNNPFEVKINRKKFDVLGQKSKHDVGLPGVSRSKANNKRKNTLLKEFRLKNKANKFVDRRFGEYDTKMAPEDKILKRFTLERQRTQTKKDLYNLNEEEELTHYGQSLAEIEKMTDVVDSDSDSEEKGLLSAELTAAHFGGGGGLLRKKVGEDGDEEEMLKPRSRQELIEELILKSKQEKRERQTQKEESQEMTEKLDQYWKTVQSLLAHKTPKSERKEEPDKPKMDDYDVMVRELGFEMKARPSERMKTPEEVAREERERLQKLEADRLRRMLGDVEEKSAKKPSHLSADDLNDGFILDKDDRKTLSYQDGKWNVDGGEEEEEEKKNEEDEDNDDAEEEEEGGDGSDVDEEDDDDDDDDDDDDDAEDKDDHSDLDSEQGSGDEDEEGDEGEEKAAPAKPALSEAERRAVQQAAKEELPYTFKAPESCSDLKALLLGHSADQQRLIVERIQKCNHPSLAVGNKAKLEKLFGFLLEYVGELATQSPPELLTVNTLIPQVYSLCQLFPAAACKVMQTLLSDSGHSMEEAVEVKGRAAFPGLDMLIYLKIAALLFPTSDFRHPVTTPAFVYISQALTKCPVASLESVSAGLVLCCLAVEFVSLSHRFLPELINFLLGLLHLAVPANTSTGYCVVSPFRQQGKASKLLLLCDVESSNSWSRKPISLTSVQGVTASTDLQRDHYRLSVLDTCLDLVKRCTALYRDLPSYDQIFQPIQTLLANHLPVQSYPSALQELHQEILEAIPETPSQHAPLVFDKKKPIPLKMLQPKIVEVLDYGKKRGNTKEEKERERLKHKYKKEFKGALRELRKDTRFLAQAKLSDIMSRDAERKRKVKELYGSLATQEGEWKALKRRKRK; encoded by the exons ATGGGGAAGCCCCCGAAAAAGAAGAGCCTCGCCGACAAGGTGCGCAAGACCAAGACGTCCAACCAGATCAAGAACAACCCTTTTGAagtgaagatcaacagaaagaaGTTTGACGTCCTCGGCCAGAAGAGTAAACATGACGTGGGGCTGCCTGGCGTGTCCCGGTCCAAAGCCAACAACAAG AGGAAGAACACGCTTCTTAAGGAGTTCAGGCTTAAAAACAAGGCTAATAAGTTTGTGGACCGGCGCTTTGGGGAGTATGACACCAAGATGGCACCCGAGGACAAGATCCTGAAAAGGTTCACTTTGGAGAGGCAG CGCACCCAGACCAAAAAGGACCTCTACAATCTGAACGAGGAAGAGGAGCTGACCCACTACGGCCAGTCTCTGGCTGAGATCGAGAAGATGACGGACGTGGTGGACAGTGACAGTGATTCGGAGGAGAAAGGCCTGCTTTCCG CTGAGCTCACCGCCGCACACttcggaggaggaggagggctgCTGAGGAAGAAGGTCGGAGAGGACGGCGACGAAGAGGAGATGCTGAAACCCAGGTCGCGGCAGGAGCTCATCGAGGAGCTCATTCTCAAATCCAAACAGGAGAAG AGAGAACGTCAGACCCAGAAGGAGGAGTCGCAGGAGATGACGGAGAAACTGGATCAGTATTGGAAGACTGTCCAGAGCCTGCTGGCCCACAAAACCCCCAAATCAGAACGCAAGGAAGAGCCTGACAAACCGAAG ATGGATGATTACGATGTGATGGTGCGTGAGCTGGGGTTTGAGATGAAGGCTCGGCCGTCTGAGAGGATGAAGACCCCGGAGGAGGTggcgagagaggagagagagcgcctgCAGAAACTGGAG GCGGACAGGTTAAGGAGGATGCTGGGAGATGTGGAGGAGAAATCTGCCAAGAAACCGAGCCACCTGTCGGCCGACGACCTGAACGACGGCTTTATCCTGGACAAAGACGACCGCAAAACCCTCTCCTATCAG GATGGAAAGTGGAACGTGGATGGAGgcgaagaggaggaagaagagaagaagaatgaggaggatgaagataatgatgatgctgaagaggaggaggaaggtggTGATGGTAGTGACGTTGAtgaggaagatgatgatgatgatgacgacgacGACGACGATGATGATGCTGAAGACAAGGACGATCACTCTGACCTGGACTCGGAGCAGGGCAGCGGAGACGAGGATGAGGAGGGTGATGAAGGTGAAGAGAAGGCAGCCCCAGCTAAACCAGCTCTAAGTGAGGCAGAACGGCGAGCTGTGCAGCAGGCGGCCAAAGAGGAGCTGCCGTACACCTTCAAAG CCCCTGAAAGCTGTAGTGATCTGAAAGCGCTGCTGCTCGGTCACTCCGCTGACCAACAGCGCCTCATAGTGGAGCGAATACAGAAGTGCAACCACCCAAGCCTAGCCGTGGGCAACAAGGCCAAATTAGAG AAGTTGTTTGGGTTCCTGTTGGAGTATGTGGGGGAGCTTGCCACCCAGAGCCCCCCGGAGCTCCTCACAGTCAACACGCTCATCCC gcaggTATACTCCCTCTGCCAGCTCTTTCCTGCAGCAGCATGTAAGGTGATGCAGACGTTACTTAGCGACAGCGGTCACAGCATGGAGGAGGCTGTAGAGGTCAAAGGTCGTGCTGCATTTCCAGGCTTGGATATG ctGATTTACTTGAAGATCgctgctctgctgtttcctACCTCGGATTTCCGGCATCCTGTAACCACCCCCGCCTTCGTTTACATCAGCCAGGCCCTCACCAAG tGTCCCGTAGCGTCTCTGGAGAGCGTGTCTGCTGGGTTGGTGCTGTGCTGTCTGGCTGTGGAGTTTGTGTCCCTCTCGCATCGTTTCCTTCCCGAGCTCATTAACTTCCTGCTGGGGCTCCTGCACCTGGCTGTACCAGCTAACACCAGCACAG GGTACTGCGTGGTGTCACCGTTCAGGCAGCAGGGTAAAGCCAGCAAGCTGCTGCTTCTGTGTGACgtggagtcttcaaacagctgGAGCAGGAAACCCATCTCCCTAACATCTGTTCAAGGAGTTACAGCCAGCACAGACCTGCAGAGAGACCACTACAG ACTGTCAGTGCTGGATACTTGTCTGGACCTGGTGAAGAGATGCACGGCCCTCTACAGAGACCTCCCCTCTTATGATCAGATCTTCCAGCCCATCCAGACCCTTCTAGCCAATCACCTCCCTGTTCAGAGCTACCCTTCAGCCCTGCAG GAGCTGCACCAAGAGATACTGGAGGCCATACCAGAAACCCCTTCCCAGCATGCACCCCTAGTGTTTGACAAGAAGAAGCCCATTCCACTGAAAATGCTGCAGCCGAAAATAGTGGAAGT gcTGGACTACGGGAAGAAGCGAGGCAACAccaaggaggagaaggagagagagaggctcaaACACAAGTATAAGAAGGAGTTTAAGGGGGCACTGAGGGAGCTTAGAAAGGACACACGCTTCCTGGCTCAGGCCAAACTCTCCGACATCATGAGCAG ggacgcggagaggaagaggaaggtgAAGGAGCTTTACGGCAGTCTGGCCACGCAGGAAGGAGAGTGGAAGGCcctgaagaggaggaagaggaagtga